From the genome of Fusobacterium varium, one region includes:
- a CDS encoding Integrase core domain: MLEDEYPVTSLCWAAGVSRSAYYKWKKSRYDISKREKENKKIEELIIKINEKYNGTYGVKRLCSYINSNTEFKVNHKRIYRIMRELGVKSIIRNQSYKGKSWSGKIADNILNRDFSSEKPLEKLCMDITEIKMYNFTVYMNAVKDVFNDEIIAYDLGFTDGFELVVKTLDKIFKFPLEEKCILHTDQGFQYTGKEYCDMLKERGIIQSMSRRGNCWDNVPIEIFLDILKQN; this comes from the coding sequence ATGTTGGAAGATGAATATCCAGTTACATCTTTATGCTGGGCTGCAGGAGTATCTAGAAGTGCTTATTACAAGTGGAAAAAAAGTAGATATGATATAAGTAAAAGAGAAAAAGAAAATAAAAAAATAGAAGAATTGATTATAAAGATAAATGAGAAATATAATGGTACATATGGAGTAAAAAGATTATGTTCATATATTAATAGTAATACAGAGTTTAAAGTAAATCATAAAAGAATATACAGAATAATGAGAGAGCTTGGAGTAAAATCAATAATAAGGAACCAAAGCTATAAAGGGAAGAGCTGGTCTGGAAAAATTGCAGATAATATTTTAAATAGAGATTTTAGTTCAGAAAAGCCTTTAGAAAAATTGTGTATGGATATTACTGAAATAAAAATGTATAATTTTACTGTATATATGAATGCTGTAAAAGATGTTTTTAATGATGAAATAATTGCCTATGATTTAGGGTTTACTGATGGCTTTGAACTTGTTGTAAAAACTTTGGACAAAATTTTTAAATTTCCATTAGAAGAAAAATGTATTTTACATACTGATCAAGGTTTTCAGTATACAGGAAAAGAATATTGTGATATGCTGAAAGAAAGAGGGATTATTCAATCTATGTCAAGACGTGGCAATTGTTGGGATAATGTGCCTATTGAGATATTTTTGGACATTTTAAAGCAGAACTGA
- a CDS encoding Protein of uncharacterised function (DUF795), giving the protein MEYLKAIKYWKSSIVPILIKREKTGYYEENICESFASATAIRKFLKENTDISSLMPEESFRILREEKEKNRLAYLEDFYPILRYEIIRNKNMLFNIQDMEKGYENRLYEMALKNYEFKDFYREITSKRFTQGRTQRILIHILTGITQKLTQEIKKEIPYIRVLGFNDRGREYLSYLKKEENSKIITSMKNIKDKFSSDVRELIEFNERASLIYKMINYYEDSKIPLMIKEK; this is encoded by the coding sequence GTGGAATATTTAAAAGCTATAAAATATTGGAAAAGTAGCATAGTTCCTATTCTTATAAAGAGAGAAAAAACTGGGTATTATGAAGAAAATATATGTGAAAGTTTTGCCAGTGCAACTGCCATAAGGAAATTTTTAAAAGAAAATACTGATATAAGCAGCTTGATGCCAGAAGAAAGTTTCAGGATATTAAGAGAAGAGAAAGAAAAGAATAGACTTGCATATTTGGAAGATTTTTATCCTATATTAAGATATGAAATAATAAGAAATAAAAATATGTTGTTTAATATTCAGGATATGGAAAAAGGGTATGAGAACAGACTTTATGAAATGGCATTAAAAAATTATGAATTTAAAGATTTTTATAGAGAAATAACAAGCAAAAGATTTACTCAAGGGAGAACTCAACGAATATTGATTCATATTTTAACTGGGATAACACAAAAACTTACTCAGGAAATAAAAAAAGAAATTCCTTATATAAGAGTACTAGGATTTAATGACAGGGGAAGAGAATATTTGAGCTATTTGAAAAAAGAAGAAAATAGTAAAATTATAACATCTATGAAAAATATTAAAGATAAATTTTCCTCTGATGTAAGAGAACTTATAGAGTTTAATGAAAGAGCCTCTCTTATATATAAAATGATAAATTATTATGAAGATTCAAAGATTCCATTGATGATAAAAGAAAAGTAA
- a CDS encoding Protein of uncharacterised function (DUF795): MKASGLIVEYNPFHNGHKYHFERACEIDRESIKIAVMSGDFVQRGEPAVINRWKRAEMALKNGIDMVVELPVFYSCQSAEIFAIGSVGILNELKCSNIIFGSEKSDIDNLKKLLK; this comes from the coding sequence ATGAAAGCATCAGGATTAATTGTGGAATATAATCCTTTTCATAATGGACATAAATATCATTTTGAAAGGGCATGTGAAATAGATAGAGAAAGTATAAAGATAGCTGTTATGAGTGGGGATTTTGTTCAGAGGGGAGAACCTGCTGTTATAAACAGGTGGAAACGAGCAGAGATGGCTTTAAAAAATGGAATAGATATGGTAGTTGAGCTTCCAGTATTTTATTCTTGTCAGAGTGCTGAAATTTTTGCTATAGGTTCAGTGGGAATTCTTAATGAATTAAAGTGCAGTAATATTATATTTGGTTCAGAAAAATCAGATATAGATAATTTAAAAAAATTGCTCAAATAG
- the yicJ gene encoding Inner membrane symporter yicJ, with translation MGKRIPLSIQIFYGLGVSYAIVDQIFAQWILYFYLPPENSGLKPVMAPLFISLALVISRLVDMITDPVVGFLSDRVNTKWGRRIPFIAVGTIPLAICTTAFFYPPMGNEKAAFIYLAIIGSLFFSFYTVVGAPYNALIPEIGQTQEERLNLSTWQSIFRLLYTAVAMIIPGVLIKIIGKGDVLFGVRGMVISLCAIAVIGGYITVFLVPERKYSLGQSSDASFKATMGILFKNKSFVLYLLGLLFFFIGFNNLRAVMNYFVEDIMGYGKGAITLASALLFGMSALCFYPTNLLSRKYGYRKIMLSCLVMLIIFTAALFFLGKAIPAKFGFILFALIGIPIAGAGFIFPPAMLSEIGSKISDETGHRIEGVCFGIQGFFLKMAFLISILILPIILVSGNGDILSAITGTPKGVEKSGIYLTSIVSTISFIISFIFYYKYEE, from the coding sequence ATGGGAAAAAGAATACCTTTAAGTATACAGATATTTTATGGACTAGGAGTTAGTTATGCCATTGTGGATCAGATTTTTGCACAATGGATATTATATTTCTATCTTCCACCTGAAAATTCAGGGCTAAAACCAGTAATGGCTCCATTATTTATTTCACTTGCACTTGTTATATCAAGATTAGTGGATATGATAACAGACCCTGTAGTTGGATTTTTGTCAGATAGAGTAAATACAAAATGGGGAAGAAGGATTCCTTTTATAGCAGTAGGAACTATTCCTCTGGCAATATGTACAACAGCATTTTTTTATCCACCAATGGGAAATGAGAAAGCAGCTTTTATTTATCTTGCAATAATAGGTTCACTGTTCTTTTCATTTTATACTGTTGTAGGAGCTCCTTATAATGCTCTTATACCTGAAATAGGGCAGACACAGGAGGAAAGACTCAATCTGTCTACATGGCAGTCTATATTCAGGCTTTTATATACTGCAGTAGCAATGATAATTCCTGGTGTGTTGATAAAAATAATTGGAAAGGGAGATGTTCTTTTTGGAGTCAGAGGAATGGTTATCTCTCTATGTGCTATAGCAGTAATTGGAGGATATATAACAGTATTTTTAGTCCCAGAGAGAAAATATTCTTTAGGACAAAGTTCAGATGCCAGTTTTAAAGCTACAATGGGAATATTATTTAAAAATAAATCTTTTGTATTGTATCTTTTAGGACTTTTATTCTTTTTTATAGGATTTAATAATCTCAGAGCAGTTATGAACTATTTTGTAGAGGATATCATGGGATATGGAAAAGGTGCAATAACATTGGCATCAGCTCTTCTTTTTGGAATGTCAGCATTATGTTTTTATCCTACTAATCTGCTTTCTAGAAAATATGGATACAGAAAAATTATGTTGAGCTGTTTAGTTATGTTGATAATATTTACAGCAGCTTTATTTTTTCTTGGAAAAGCAATACCAGCAAAATTTGGATTTATATTATTTGCTTTGATAGGAATACCAATTGCAGGGGCAGGATTTATTTTCCCACCTGCTATGCTCAGCGAGATAGGAAGCAAAATAAGTGATGAAACAGGTCATAGAATAGAGGGAGTTTGTTTTGGGATACAGGGATTTTTCTTGAAAATGGCATTTTTAATATCTATACTTATTTTACCTATAATTTTGGTATCAGGAAATGGGGATATTTTATCAGCAATAACAGGAACTCCAAAAGGAGTGGAAAAGAGTGGTATATACCTTACTTCTATTGTGTCTACGATTTCATTTATTATATCATTCATATTTTACTATAAGTATGAGGAATAG
- the yigZ gene encoding IMPACT family member yigZ — protein MKSVERECSIEFEERKSKFIGYVKPIGSKEEAEEFITKIREKHKDATHNCTAYKVIDNGQEYFKTDDDGEPSGTAGKPMGDIITYMDVTNLVVVATRYFGGIKLGAGGLVRNYAKTAKLAIQEAGIAEYIEKKIYIIDFPYEKISEIESIIDSFNGEYLDKGFNERVTYKVKTDMKTFETLKEVKGLLIIEL, from the coding sequence ATGAAAAGCGTAGAGAGAGAATGTTCGATAGAGTTTGAAGAAAGGAAATCAAAATTTATTGGATATGTAAAACCAATAGGAAGCAAAGAAGAGGCTGAAGAGTTTATAACTAAAATAAGAGAAAAGCATAAAGATGCAACTCATAATTGTACAGCATATAAAGTTATAGATAATGGACAGGAATATTTTAAAACTGATGATGATGGAGAACCTAGTGGAACAGCAGGAAAGCCAATGGGGGATATAATAACATATATGGATGTTACAAATTTAGTTGTAGTTGCAACAAGGTACTTTGGTGGAATAAAACTAGGAGCTGGAGGACTTGTCAGAAATTATGCAAAAACTGCAAAACTTGCTATACAGGAAGCTGGAATAGCAGAATATATAGAGAAAAAAATATACATAATAGATTTTCCATATGAAAAAATAAGCGAAATAGAAAGCATAATAGATAGTTTTAATGGAGAATATCTAGACAAAGGATTTAATGAAAGAGTGACATATAAAGTAAAAACTGATATGAAAACTTTTGAAACTTTAAAAGAAGTAAAAGGATTGCTTATAATAGAATTATAA
- a CDS encoding Transposase, which yields MCREYSRYDKNLKLSVVKAYLKSNVSAEMLAKEYGVKSDTQILDWVKKYKELGEKAFDRRRSSKNMILKKIKNISNEKNLSIKKENKYLRMENEYLKKLYILQLEEIDIEL from the coding sequence ATGTGCAGAGAATATAGTAGATATGACAAAAATTTGAAATTATCAGTTGTAAAAGCATACTTAAAATCTAATGTCAGTGCTGAAATGTTAGCAAAAGAATATGGAGTTAAATCTGATACACAAATACTAGATTGGGTAAAGAAGTATAAAGAATTAGGAGAAAAGGCTTTTGATAGAAGAAGAAGTAGTAAAAATATGATTTTAAAGAAAATAAAAAATATTTCTAATGAAAAAAACTTATCTATAAAAAAAGAAAATAAGTATTTGAGAATGGAGAATGAATATTTAAAAAAGTTGTATATTCTGCAGCTGGAAGAGATAGATATAGAGCTATAG
- the coaX gene encoding Type III pantothenate kinase: protein MLLAIDIGNTHIVTGLLDDTGNVLLTFRVASNDKLTEDEYFSYLRNISKFNKIDIEKIDGMIVASVVPNLITIFHFLGKKYFNIEPMIVNSELKKPFTFAPNLNPTGFGADRIIDIVQSLSDYPDKNLVIFDFGTATTYEVLEKNIYIGGGILPGIEMSINALFANTAKLPKVKFSTPDSVLGKNTIEQIQAGIFYGYAGQIKHIIKKSRK, encoded by the coding sequence ATGCTTTTAGCAATTGATATTGGTAACACCCACATAGTGACGGGTTTGTTAGATGACACAGGAAATGTTCTACTCACTTTTAGAGTTGCTTCTAATGATAAATTAACTGAAGATGAGTATTTTTCATATTTAAGAAATATATCAAAATTTAATAAAATAGACATTGAAAAAATTGATGGAATGATAGTTGCATCTGTAGTTCCAAATCTTATTACAATATTCCATTTTCTTGGAAAAAAATATTTTAATATAGAACCTATGATAGTAAACTCAGAATTAAAAAAACCTTTTACTTTTGCTCCAAATCTTAATCCAACTGGTTTTGGTGCTGATAGAATAATAGATATAGTTCAGTCTTTAAGCGACTATCCAGATAAAAATCTTGTTATATTTGATTTTGGAACTGCAACTACTTATGAAGTGCTTGAGAAAAATATTTATATAGGAGGAGGAATTCTTCCTGGAATAGAAATGTCTATAAATGCTTTATTTGCTAATACAGCAAAATTACCAAAAGTAAAATTCAGTACTCCTGATTCTGTACTTGGAAAAAATACTATTGAACAGATTCAAGCTGGAATATTCTATGGATATGCTGGACAGATAAAGCATATAATAAAAAAATCAAGGAAGTAG
- a CDS encoding Zn-dependent proteases has translation MKRFLEELKYLNSGMPNLTKIILGIIVLYFVLGTGGNIFTNPMIFLNIAILLLSLLIHEVAHGVMAYICGDPTAKNYGRLSLNPLKHLDPLGTLFPILLILSGSSFVFGWAKPVPINYWRLKYGRLGEFLVAIAGVTSNFILAAIGLFLFKYAAVHLGNRYVYAAIIYMIRLNILLGVFNLIPIPPLDGSRVLASLGNDDLRNTIFYMDRYGIIIILLLNMTGLLGRIIAPIYSGVIYILEKLI, from the coding sequence ATGAAAAGATTTCTGGAAGAACTAAAATATTTAAATAGTGGAATGCCTAATTTGACAAAAATTATTCTAGGAATTATAGTTTTGTATTTTGTTTTAGGAACAGGTGGAAATATTTTTACAAATCCAATGATATTTTTGAATATAGCTATACTTCTTTTGTCACTTTTGATACATGAGGTAGCTCATGGAGTGATGGCATACATATGTGGGGATCCTACAGCGAAAAATTATGGAAGATTAAGTCTGAATCCTTTAAAACATTTAGATCCCTTAGGAACATTGTTTCCAATTTTATTGATACTTTCTGGGTCATCTTTTGTATTTGGTTGGGCAAAACCAGTTCCAATTAATTATTGGAGATTGAAATATGGTAGATTAGGAGAGTTTTTAGTGGCAATAGCTGGAGTAACTTCAAATTTTATACTCGCAGCAATAGGACTATTTCTTTTTAAATATGCAGCAGTTCACTTGGGAAATAGATATGTTTATGCAGCTATAATTTATATGATAAGATTAAATATTCTTCTTGGAGTATTTAACCTTATTCCAATTCCTCCATTAGATGGTTCGAGAGTTCTGGCTTCTCTAGGAAACGATGATTTAAGAAATACAATTTTCTATATGGACAGATATGGAATAATAATTATACTTCTTTTAAATATGACAGGTCTATTAGGAAGAATAATAGCTCCAATATATTCAGGAGTAATTTATATTTTAGAAAAATTGATATAG
- a CDS encoding ComEC family competence protein, producing the protein MELIYILALEVFIIMTIFNIFSLWTSIFLTVLIVCGIWIFFKSKDKLIYIIPILLIVRLLLCIHFNDSKRLDIVKMKVEVNNGMGRIIKIDNRYPKIKSYTFIPEIPNGKYMILAEIAKIENRENMQYFYINKITEEKIEKNWLKNYFENNAKKFIENGNPQFKRVYRAVILGEGKQLTRNMRREFSYVGISYLMALSGLHIGIILGICSFISKKLPISRKNRYIFMLCSLTIYFFGVKHSPSLIRAYIMALIFIGGKIFYEDIDATKSLAVAFIGGIFINPVSMNEVSFILSYLAVFAIICIYPIIRKVLYKGKSRIIEKLILLTTIQFFLLPILIKEFGTIQFLSFFSNLIILPIGTLYIVISFIGLLLENIGLGFIIFPMTNIIFETFMKLVAIFSKVPYLTLRYNGSKDNALFLIFYVIIFWGVFYNKFKMEGKKDEKISGRTKIFK; encoded by the coding sequence TTGGAACTCATTTATATTCTAGCTTTAGAAGTTTTTATAATTATGACTATTTTTAATATATTTTCTTTATGGACTTCAATTTTTCTTACTGTTTTAATAGTATGTGGAATATGGATATTTTTTAAAAGTAAGGATAAGCTTATATATATAATTCCAATTCTATTGATTGTAAGATTACTTTTATGTATACATTTTAATGATTCTAAAAGATTGGATATAGTTAAAATGAAAGTAGAAGTTAATAATGGAATGGGACGGATAATAAAAATAGATAACAGATATCCTAAAATAAAAAGTTATACATTTATTCCAGAGATACCTAATGGGAAATATATGATTTTAGCTGAAATAGCTAAGATAGAAAATAGAGAGAATATGCAGTATTTTTATATCAACAAAATAACAGAAGAAAAAATAGAAAAAAATTGGTTAAAAAATTATTTTGAAAATAACGCAAAAAAATTTATTGAAAATGGAAACCCCCAATTCAAAAGAGTTTATAGGGCAGTTATACTCGGTGAAGGAAAACAGCTTACTAGAAATATGAGAAGAGAATTTAGTTATGTAGGGATATCATATCTTATGGCTCTTTCAGGATTGCATATAGGAATTATTTTAGGAATATGTAGTTTTATTTCTAAAAAATTGCCTATTTCAAGAAAGAATAGATATATTTTTATGTTATGTTCCCTAACCATATATTTTTTTGGAGTTAAACATTCACCTTCATTAATTAGGGCTTATATAATGGCATTGATATTTATAGGGGGAAAAATATTCTATGAGGACATAGATGCAACTAAGTCTTTGGCAGTAGCATTTATAGGAGGAATATTTATAAATCCTGTATCAATGAATGAAGTATCGTTTATATTATCCTATTTAGCAGTATTTGCTATAATATGTATATATCCAATAATAAGAAAGGTTCTTTATAAAGGGAAATCTAGAATTATAGAAAAATTGATACTTCTCACAACTATACAATTTTTTCTTTTACCTATATTAATTAAGGAATTTGGAACTATTCAGTTTCTTTCTTTTTTTAGCAATTTAATCATTTTACCAATAGGAACTTTATATATAGTAATTTCATTTATTGGGCTTTTGTTGGAAAATATAGGACTTGGATTTATTATTTTTCCAATGACAAACATTATATTTGAAACATTTATGAAGTTGGTAGCAATTTTTTCTAAAGTTCCATATTTGACTTTAAGATATAATGGAAGTAAGGATAATGCTCTGTTTTTGATTTTTTATGTTATAATATTTTGGGGAGTATTTTATAATAAATTTAAGATGGAAGGTAAAAAAGATGAAAAGATTTCTGGAAGAACTAAAATATTTAAATAG